One window from the genome of Jeotgalibaca sp. MA1X17-3 encodes:
- a CDS encoding IS30 family transposase: MTYTHLTTDELVMIESYYHQNIKVSEIAAYLKRSRTPIYNVIHFLKEGHTALEYYQQYKRNKKRCGRRKIVLPAEQQTYIKEKIAQGWTPDIIKGREEMPIDCSMRTLYRRFKEKVFDETTLPMKGKRKPNGHQERRGKQAFKRNIAERKVDYPTFKEEFGHIEGDTIVGAHHKSAVITLVERLSKVIITLKPEGRKANDIEKTMNQWFESIPRHLFKSITFDCGKEFSNWKALSNQQDIAIYFADPGTPSQRALNENSNGLLRRDGLPKEMDFNQVDQAFVSSVANKRNNIPRKSLAYRTPLEVFLSYLDESILSSLN, translated from the coding sequence ATGACCTACACCCATCTTACCACGGATGAATTAGTGATGATAGAGTCTTACTACCACCAAAATATCAAAGTTTCCGAAATAGCTGCGTATCTAAAACGATCTCGAACACCTATTTACAATGTCATCCATTTTTTGAAAGAAGGCCACACGGCCTTGGAATACTACCAACAATACAAGAGAAACAAGAAGCGTTGCGGACGGCGTAAAATCGTATTGCCAGCGGAACAACAGACCTACATCAAGGAAAAAATTGCACAAGGCTGGACTCCTGATATCATCAAGGGTCGGGAAGAGATGCCGATTGATTGCTCCATGCGGACTCTTTATCGTCGCTTCAAAGAAAAGGTGTTTGATGAAACCACCTTGCCCATGAAGGGAAAGAGAAAACCGAACGGTCATCAAGAACGTCGCGGAAAACAGGCCTTCAAGCGGAATATTGCTGAAAGGAAGGTTGATTACCCGACATTCAAGGAAGAATTCGGCCACATCGAAGGCGATACGATTGTCGGTGCCCACCACAAGAGTGCCGTTATCACCTTAGTGGAACGTCTATCGAAAGTCATCATCACTTTGAAGCCCGAGGGGCGGAAGGCGAACGATATCGAGAAAACGATGAACCAATGGTTTGAATCGATCCCTAGGCATTTATTCAAATCAATCACCTTTGATTGCGGGAAAGAATTCTCCAATTGGAAAGCTTTAAGCAATCAACAGGACATTGCAATCTATTTCGCCGATCCCGGAACGCCTTCACAGCGTGCCTTAAATGAAAACTCCAACGGCTTGTTGCGAAGAGATGGGTTGCCAAAAGAAATGGATTTCAATCAAGTGGACCAAGCCTTCGTCTCTTCCGTTGCGAACAAGCGAAACAATATTCCACGAAAATCTTTAGCATACCGGACGCCACTGGAGGTATTTTTGAGTTACCTAGATGAATCTATTTTGTCTAGCTTAAATTGA
- a CDS encoding ImmA/IrrE family metallo-endopeptidase produces MQRVLSEVKELGIDVQFVELKKDGYSLVEMNMIFINQYLSEEKAKEVLIHELAHFKFHSEYSILYKMKVPHLKMEQEALN; encoded by the coding sequence ATGCAGCGTGTCTTGTCAGAGGTTAAGGAACTCGGAATAGATGTACAATTTGTGGAATTAAAAAAAGATGGTTATTCATTAGTAGAGATGAACATGATTTTTATCAATCAATATTTGAGTGAGGAAAAAGCAAAAGAGGTTTTGATTCATGAATTGGCTCACTTTAAGTTTCATTCTGAGTATTCAATTTTATACAAAATGAAGGTCCCCCACCTAAAAATGGAGCAAGAAGCGTTGAATTAG
- a CDS encoding DUF2187 domain-containing protein, translating to MSNEISKETKTMIETQLRKGTSNSRIANLLGVSYEEALKVVESIKESIRPEVGDEIRFTFRDHKMVGIIQKLLINSAVVEIYWDSSEATMRDICEDKTIVNFKDIIEFINVKEVEDESVEIEE from the coding sequence ATGAGTAATGAGATTTCAAAGGAAACAAAGACAATGATTGAAACGCAGTTAAGAAAAGGAACGAGTAATTCTCGTATCGCTAATCTACTAGGCGTGTCTTATGAAGAAGCATTAAAAGTGGTGGAAAGTATTAAAGAATCCATTCGTCCAGAAGTAGGGGATGAGATTCGATTTACGTTTAGAGACCACAAAATGGTTGGAATTATTCAAAAGTTATTAATCAACAGTGCCGTTGTTGAAATATATTGGGATTCATCTGAAGCTACCATGAGAGACATTTGCGAAGATAAAACGATTGTAAATTTCAAAGATATTATTGAATTTATAAACGTAAAAGAAGTAGAAGATGAATCAGTAGAAATAGAAGAATAA
- the fabD gene encoding ACP S-malonyltransferase codes for MSIAFVYSGQGAQYTGMGQELYEEFDEVRSIFQEASTILGYDMEKLCFKEGSELNLTEYTQPAILTVSYAIDQLLASKGIQPAIVAGLSLGEYTALVKANAFSFREALELVSKRGKYMSEAVPAGQGKMVAVMNAERSLIEETCREASKTAYVAPANYNMPTQIVIGGEIEGVDKAVELLTEKGIRRMIPLEVSGPFHTKLLHSAAVKLREDLNNIVFQKTSIPVIGNTEAEVMEVQEIPSLLERQVESAVKWEDCVNKMISLGVDTFVEIGPGKTLSKFIKKINKEVTILNVEDKKSLEKTLAYFNQEQSAGNEE; via the coding sequence ATGTCAATAGCATTTGTTTATAGCGGTCAAGGAGCACAATATACCGGGATGGGCCAAGAGCTTTATGAAGAATTTGATGAAGTTCGTTCTATTTTTCAAGAAGCTTCTACTATTCTGGGGTATGACATGGAAAAATTGTGTTTTAAAGAGGGAAGCGAATTAAACCTAACTGAATATACACAACCAGCCATCCTGACAGTCAGCTATGCCATTGACCAACTTCTGGCTTCAAAAGGTATCCAGCCAGCGATTGTAGCTGGCTTAAGCCTTGGGGAATACACAGCACTGGTGAAAGCCAATGCTTTTTCTTTTAGAGAAGCACTAGAGTTGGTTTCGAAACGTGGGAAGTATATGAGTGAAGCAGTCCCAGCAGGACAAGGGAAAATGGTAGCTGTAATGAACGCCGAACGTTCTTTGATAGAAGAAACTTGCAGAGAAGCATCAAAAACTGCTTATGTTGCCCCGGCTAATTACAATATGCCTACGCAAATTGTAATTGGAGGAGAAATTGAAGGAGTTGATAAAGCAGTTGAATTGCTAACTGAAAAAGGTATTCGAAGAATGATTCCTTTAGAAGTAAGTGGTCCATTCCATACAAAGCTTCTTCATTCTGCGGCTGTAAAGCTTAGAGAAGACTTAAATAACATTGTTTTTCAAAAGACAAGCATTCCTGTCATTGGGAATACGGAAGCAGAAGTGATGGAGGTACAAGAAATACCATCTCTGTTAGAAAGACAAGTAGAATCAGCTGTAAAGTGGGAAGATTGTGTAAATAAAATGATTTCTCTTGGCGTAGATACGTTCGTTGAGATAGGACCAGGAAAAACGTTAAGTAAGTTTATTAAAAAAATCAATAAAGAAGTGACGATTTTAAACGTTGAAGATAAAAAGTCACTAGAAAAAACATTGGCATATTTCAATCAAGAACAATCAGCCGGAAATGAGGAATAA
- a CDS encoding MarR family winged helix-turn-helix transcriptional regulator, translated as MSHSIDKVNSYLVTIFNEVLGIEEEALRTSNFSDISIKEMHTIEAIGMYGEHTSSEVAKKLNITAGTLSVAINTLVKKGYVVRIRLENDRRVIKLGLTKKGKLIYRLHDKFHKQMVIRTIEGMGDDEVDALLRGLDNLHSFLFELVENIGERD; from the coding sequence TTGAGTCATTCCATTGATAAAGTAAATTCATATTTAGTAACTATTTTTAATGAAGTTTTAGGTATTGAAGAAGAAGCGTTGCGTACAAGTAACTTTTCAGATATTTCCATAAAAGAAATGCATACTATAGAAGCAATCGGTATGTATGGTGAACACACATCTTCGGAAGTAGCTAAAAAACTTAATATAACAGCAGGTACCTTATCTGTTGCAATTAATACATTAGTGAAAAAAGGATACGTTGTTCGAATCCGATTGGAAAATGATCGAAGAGTTATTAAACTTGGACTAACCAAAAAAGGGAAACTGATTTATCGTCTTCATGACAAATTTCATAAACAAATGGTCATACGAACAATTGAAGGAATGGGTGACGACGAAGTTGATGCTTTGTTAAGAGGATTAGACAATCTCCATAGTTTCTTATTTGAACTGGTTGAAAATATTGGAGAACGGGATTGA
- the fabK gene encoding enoyl-[acyl-carrier-protein] reductase FabK: MKSVLCEMLGIEYPIIQGAMAWVADADLASAVSNAGGLGMIGTGHDPVEIVNEKIADMKTKTDKPFGVNIMLLNSHVEEVVKAVCASGVKVVTTGAGSPGKYMDQFKAAGISVIPVVASVALARRMEKDGADAVIIEGMESGGHIGKSTTITLLPQVVDAVDVPVIAAGGIGDGRGMAAAFMLGAAGVQVGTRFVVARESNAHQNFKDAILKAKDIDTVVTGLITGHPVRVLRNRLTREYLKAEKEETSKEKPDFDRLEKIGTGALRKAVVEGDKNYGSMMAGQIAGMITKEETCKEIIEDYMTTSKKMILAQAKLWTE; this comes from the coding sequence ATGAAATCAGTTTTGTGTGAAATGTTGGGGATTGAGTACCCAATTATTCAAGGAGCAATGGCTTGGGTAGCAGACGCTGATTTAGCGAGTGCTGTTTCCAATGCCGGAGGACTTGGAATGATCGGTACCGGTCATGACCCGGTAGAAATAGTAAATGAAAAAATTGCCGATATGAAAACCAAAACCGACAAACCTTTTGGAGTAAACATTATGCTTTTAAACTCTCATGTTGAAGAGGTTGTAAAAGCGGTGTGTGCTTCAGGAGTCAAAGTTGTCACAACTGGTGCAGGAAGCCCAGGTAAATATATGGATCAATTTAAAGCTGCTGGAATTTCTGTTATTCCAGTAGTTGCTTCTGTAGCTCTTGCACGTCGCATGGAAAAAGATGGGGCAGATGCGGTTATTATTGAAGGGATGGAATCAGGCGGACATATCGGTAAGTCCACTACCATCACTCTTTTACCACAAGTGGTAGATGCCGTAGATGTACCTGTTATTGCAGCGGGCGGAATTGGGGATGGCCGAGGGATGGCAGCAGCGTTCATGTTAGGAGCCGCTGGTGTTCAGGTTGGAACCCGTTTCGTTGTAGCAAGAGAATCCAATGCTCATCAAAACTTTAAAGACGCGATCTTAAAAGCAAAAGATATTGACACAGTAGTTACTGGACTCATTACCGGACATCCTGTTCGTGTATTGCGGAATAGATTGACTCGTGAATATTTAAAAGCAGAAAAAGAAGAAACGAGTAAAGAAAAACCAGATTTTGATCGTTTAGAAAAAATAGGGACAGGAGCTTTGCGAAAAGCTGTTGTTGAAGGCGACAAAAATTATGGTTCGATGATGGCTGGACAAATTGCAGGAATGATTACAAAAGAAGAAACTTGTAAGGAAATCATAGAAGATTATATGACTACGAGTAAAAAAATGATTTTAGCTCAAGCAAAATTATGGACAGAATAG
- the accA gene encoding acetyl-CoA carboxylase carboxyl transferase subunit alpha, which translates to MKEAYEIVQAAREINRFTTKELAENIFDAFFELHGDRRFGDDPAILGGIASLEGRAVTVIGTQKGHDVKENVHRNFGSPHPEGYRKSIRLMKQAEKFGRPVITFINTSGAFCDVESENRGIGEAIAESLLVMSQLKVPILSIFIGEGGSGGALALGMGNQVWMMENSMYSVLSPEGFASILWKDSSRSKEAAEVMKISPQNLLDLDVVDKIIPESKRKKKMKNEDVLHLMRKEIIGTLNMMDEWTQEYIVQQRQKRFRQF; encoded by the coding sequence ATGAAAGAGGCTTATGAAATTGTTCAAGCTGCAAGAGAAATTAATCGTTTTACTACAAAAGAGTTAGCAGAAAATATTTTTGATGCTTTTTTTGAATTACATGGCGATCGCCGATTTGGTGATGATCCTGCTATCTTAGGGGGAATTGCCTCTTTAGAGGGCCGTGCAGTAACGGTTATTGGTACTCAAAAAGGTCATGATGTAAAAGAAAATGTGCATCGTAACTTTGGAAGTCCGCATCCTGAAGGCTACAGAAAGTCAATTCGTCTGATGAAGCAAGCAGAAAAATTTGGACGCCCAGTTATAACCTTTATAAATACTTCAGGAGCTTTTTGTGATGTCGAATCAGAAAATCGAGGAATTGGCGAAGCAATTGCTGAGAGTCTACTCGTGATGTCACAATTAAAAGTACCTATTCTTTCTATCTTTATTGGAGAAGGAGGAAGTGGGGGAGCTTTAGCTTTAGGTATGGGAAATCAAGTCTGGATGATGGAAAACAGTATGTACTCGGTATTGTCACCAGAAGGATTTGCCTCAATTCTATGGAAAGACTCTAGTAGAAGTAAAGAAGCTGCAGAAGTGATGAAAATAAGCCCACAAAATCTTTTAGATTTGGATGTAGTGGATAAAATTATTCCTGAAAGTAAGAGAAAAAAGAAAATGAAGAATGAAGATGTTTTGCATTTGATGCGAAAAGAAATTATAGGAACACTGAATATGATGGATGAATGGACGCAAGAATACATCGTTCAACAACGTCAAAAGCGATTCCGCCAATTTTAA
- the fabG gene encoding 3-oxoacyl-[acyl-carrier-protein] reductase, whose amino-acid sequence MDLKGKTVLVTGSSRGIGEAIALAFAQQGANIVLNARKPVSEEMTNKLTALGVEVETILGDVSEFDTAKMIVDKTKELFGSIDVLVNNAGINRDKLIMRMTEEDFDATYQVNLKGSFNMIRHALPLMLKQRVGSIINISSVVGETGNVGQANYAASKAGVIGLSKSVAREAAARGVTCNTITPGFIETDMTDALSDKIQEQMMSQIPLKRFGKTEDIADAAVFLSKSDYITGQTIRVNGGMYM is encoded by the coding sequence TTGGACTTAAAAGGAAAAACAGTACTTGTAACGGGCAGTTCTCGTGGAATTGGAGAAGCGATCGCTCTTGCATTTGCTCAACAAGGTGCCAATATCGTTCTAAATGCTAGAAAACCTGTTTCTGAAGAAATGACGAACAAACTGACTGCATTAGGAGTAGAAGTTGAAACTATTTTGGGCGATGTCAGTGAATTTGATACGGCAAAAATGATTGTCGATAAAACAAAAGAACTTTTTGGTTCTATTGATGTTTTAGTTAATAACGCTGGAATTAATCGTGATAAATTAATTATGAGAATGACTGAAGAAGATTTTGATGCAACCTATCAAGTAAATCTAAAAGGTTCTTTTAATATGATTCGTCACGCATTGCCTCTTATGTTAAAACAACGTGTGGGAAGTATTATCAATATCTCTAGTGTAGTAGGCGAAACAGGAAATGTCGGACAAGCTAATTATGCAGCAAGTAAAGCGGGAGTTATTGGTTTAAGTAAATCAGTAGCTCGTGAAGCAGCTGCTAGAGGCGTTACTTGCAACACCATTACACCAGGATTCATTGAAACAGATATGACCGATGCACTTTCAGATAAAATTCAAGAACAAATGATGAGTCAAATTCCCTTGAAACGATTTGGTAAAACCGAAGATATTGCCGATGCGGCAGTTTTCTTAAGTAAAAGCGACTATATCACTGGACAAACCATCCGCGTTAACGGCGGCATGTACATGTAA
- the fabZ gene encoding 3-hydroxyacyl-ACP dehydratase FabZ: protein MSIMTAQEVMDLIPNRYPIFFIDKVEELTPGEHIVCYKNVTINEPFFQGHFPGEPVMPGVLIVEALAQAGSIPLLTLDSFKGQTAYLGGLNKIKFRQKVVPGDVLRLQVDIVKLKKFAGIGYGQAFVGDKKVAEAEMTFIIGR from the coding sequence ATGAGTATTATGACTGCACAAGAAGTAATGGATCTAATCCCAAACCGCTACCCAATTTTTTTCATTGATAAGGTAGAAGAACTTACACCAGGTGAGCATATCGTTTGTTACAAAAATGTGACGATTAACGAACCTTTCTTCCAAGGACACTTTCCAGGAGAGCCAGTTATGCCTGGCGTATTAATTGTTGAAGCATTAGCACAAGCAGGATCGATTCCTTTGTTAACATTAGATAGCTTTAAAGGACAAACTGCATACCTTGGTGGACTAAACAAAATTAAGTTCCGTCAAAAAGTAGTACCAGGAGATGTTCTTCGTCTACAAGTTGATATTGTAAAATTGAAGAAATTTGCCGGAATTGGATATGGTCAAGCCTTTGTTGGAGATAAAAAGGTTGCTGAAGCAGAAATGACATTTATCATCGGGAGATGA
- the fabF gene encoding beta-ketoacyl-ACP synthase II, which produces MERVVITGMGAITPLGNTVEEFWDGIKNGKNGIGPITKFDATETGISVAAEVKDFDPTKYMGRKEYKRMDLYSQYAVAASVQAMEQSGIDMDKIDVTRFGVIIGSGIGGLPQMESGIIKMNQKGPKRVPPMFVPMTIGNMAAGNTSIKLGAKGLSLDIVTACASATNSIGEAFRNIKHGYSDLIVAGGAEGTICEIGIAGFAALTALSESADPDRASTPFDKERNGFVMGEGAGVLMLESLTHAQERGANILGEVVGYGSNSDAYHMTAPSVDGSGAGNAMLLAMKEAGIDPEAVDYINAHGTSTPANDSSETLAIKYALGEEKAHQVAISSSKSMTGHLLGAAGGIESVISVKAMLEGFVPPTIGYQVADEQCDLDYVPNTGRKQDVQYVLNNSLGFGGHNAVLCFKKWEAAE; this is translated from the coding sequence ATGGAACGAGTAGTAATTACTGGTATGGGTGCTATTACGCCTCTTGGCAATACAGTAGAAGAATTTTGGGATGGAATCAAGAACGGAAAAAACGGAATTGGTCCTATTACTAAATTTGACGCAACAGAGACAGGTATTTCTGTTGCTGCAGAAGTAAAAGACTTTGATCCTACAAAATATATGGGTCGTAAAGAATACAAACGAATGGATTTATATTCTCAATATGCTGTTGCTGCATCCGTGCAAGCAATGGAACAAAGTGGAATCGATATGGATAAAATCGATGTCACTCGTTTTGGTGTGATTATTGGTTCAGGGATTGGTGGATTACCACAAATGGAATCTGGAATCATTAAAATGAACCAAAAAGGACCGAAACGTGTACCACCTATGTTTGTACCAATGACGATTGGAAATATGGCTGCGGGTAACACCTCTATCAAGTTAGGTGCTAAAGGACTAAGCCTTGATATCGTTACTGCCTGTGCCTCTGCAACCAACTCTATTGGGGAAGCATTCCGTAACATTAAACATGGTTACTCTGATTTAATTGTTGCAGGGGGAGCAGAAGGAACCATTTGTGAGATTGGTATTGCTGGCTTTGCGGCTTTAACTGCGTTATCAGAAAGTGCGGATCCAGATCGCGCCTCTACACCATTCGATAAAGAGCGAAATGGATTTGTGATGGGTGAAGGCGCTGGTGTGTTAATGCTAGAAAGTCTAACACATGCTCAAGAACGAGGCGCAAATATTCTTGGAGAAGTAGTAGGGTACGGTAGTAATTCAGATGCGTATCATATGACGGCTCCAAGTGTAGATGGAAGTGGAGCTGGAAATGCAATGCTCTTAGCTATGAAAGAAGCAGGAATTGATCCAGAAGCAGTTGATTACATCAATGCTCACGGAACCAGTACTCCTGCAAATGATTCTTCAGAAACATTAGCCATTAAATATGCGTTAGGTGAAGAAAAAGCTCATCAAGTAGCTATTTCTAGCTCGAAAAGTATGACTGGACATCTACTAGGAGCAGCAGGTGGAATCGAATCAGTCATTAGTGTGAAAGCAATGTTAGAAGGATTCGTTCCTCCAACGATTGGTTATCAAGTTGCTGATGAACAGTGTGATCTGGATTATGTTCCAAATACTGGCCGAAAACAAGATGTTCAGTATGTTTTAAATAACTCCCTAGGCTTTGGCGGACATAACGCTGTCTTGTGCTTTAAGAAATGGGAGGCTGCAGAGTGA
- the accB gene encoding acetyl-CoA carboxylase biotin carboxyl carrier protein, with translation MKFEQVKELISLIDHSSLKEFEFSQEDFSVRMSKNEQASFSTSTGSKEPSEIRSNPTKNESSATELVEKVTSEPSSKKEEKEGKYILSPIVGVVYLRPSPEAENYVSLDETIAEGQVVCLVEAMKIMNEIKSELNGKIVEVLIENEQVVEYNQPLFRIV, from the coding sequence GTGAAATTTGAACAAGTTAAAGAATTAATCAGCTTGATAGACCATTCTTCTCTTAAAGAATTTGAATTTTCTCAAGAAGATTTCTCTGTTCGTATGTCAAAAAATGAACAAGCTTCTTTTTCTACCTCAACGGGATCAAAAGAACCATCAGAGATTCGTTCGAATCCAACCAAAAATGAATCTTCTGCGACTGAATTAGTAGAGAAAGTAACTTCAGAACCTTCTTCGAAAAAAGAAGAAAAAGAAGGAAAATACATTCTTTCACCAATTGTTGGGGTCGTTTATTTAAGACCAAGTCCAGAAGCAGAAAACTACGTTTCTCTTGATGAAACAATCGCTGAAGGACAAGTTGTTTGTCTTGTAGAAGCAATGAAAATTATGAATGAAATTAAAAGTGAATTGAACGGAAAAATTGTAGAAGTATTAATTGAAAATGAACAGGTAGTGGAATATAACCAACCTTTATTCCGTATCGTTTAA
- a CDS encoding acyl carrier protein, giving the protein MTFEKIQAIIVDQLDKDEEEVKLTTNFREDLEADSLDLFQIINDIEDEFDIKIESDEGINTVEDLVKHVDAQLA; this is encoded by the coding sequence ATGACATTCGAAAAAATTCAAGCAATAATCGTGGACCAGTTGGACAAAGATGAAGAGGAAGTAAAATTAACAACAAATTTCCGTGAGGATTTAGAAGCAGATAGTTTAGATTTATTCCAAATCATCAACGACATTGAAGACGAATTTGATATCAAAATTGAGAGCGATGAAGGAATCAACACAGTTGAAGATTTAGTAAAACACGTTGATGCTCAATTAGCATAA
- a CDS encoding beta-ketoacyl-ACP synthase III, whose translation MGFKITSTGHYVPSLVVTNEDLTEFLDTSDEWIHKRTGISERHISTGENTSDLASAAAKKILEKRGISASEIDFIIVATMTPDASSPSTACLVQSKIGADQAFCMDINAACSGFVFALSTAAHYMKSGLYQKGLVLGADTMSKVINWEDRSTAVLFGDGAGGLLLEHGDEDGEDCILAEDLHSDGVRYLALTANQKDVQNPFHAKEESQPTYHLEMDGRGIFDFVIRSVPKTIEDVIKKANLEKNDISWVIAHQANIRLLEAISKKVKIPFSRFARNIATTGNTSAGSIPILLDQMIESGEIKLDSKEKVLLTGFGGGLTWGSIIITL comes from the coding sequence ATGGGTTTTAAAATTACATCAACAGGTCACTATGTGCCTTCCTTAGTCGTTACGAATGAGGACCTGACTGAGTTTTTGGATACAAGCGATGAGTGGATTCATAAACGAACAGGGATTTCTGAAAGACATATCTCAACTGGGGAGAACACTTCTGATTTAGCGAGTGCTGCTGCCAAGAAGATATTGGAAAAAAGAGGGATTTCTGCTTCTGAAATTGATTTCATTATTGTTGCAACCATGACTCCTGATGCCTCCAGTCCATCCACTGCCTGTTTAGTACAAAGTAAAATAGGTGCGGATCAAGCTTTTTGTATGGATATTAATGCTGCTTGTTCAGGCTTTGTTTTTGCACTGTCAACTGCAGCACATTATATGAAAAGTGGATTGTATCAAAAAGGCTTAGTATTGGGAGCCGATACGATGTCCAAAGTAATCAATTGGGAAGATCGTTCGACAGCCGTATTATTTGGAGACGGTGCAGGTGGTTTACTCTTGGAGCATGGAGATGAAGATGGAGAAGATTGTATTTTAGCAGAAGATTTGCATTCCGATGGGGTTCGTTATTTGGCTCTTACTGCGAATCAAAAAGATGTTCAAAATCCTTTTCATGCAAAAGAAGAAAGCCAACCAACCTATCATCTTGAAATGGACGGTAGAGGAATATTTGATTTCGTTATTCGGAGCGTTCCAAAAACGATTGAAGATGTTATTAAAAAAGCTAATTTAGAAAAAAATGATATTTCTTGGGTAATTGCCCATCAAGCTAATATCCGTTTGTTAGAAGCGATTAGCAAAAAAGTGAAAATTCCTTTTTCAAGATTTGCAAGAAACATTGCTACAACAGGAAATACTTCTGCAGGAAGCATTCCCATTTTACTCGATCAAATGATCGAATCAGGGGAAATAAAATTAGATAGTAAAGAAAAAGTACTATTAACAGGATTTGGTGGTGGCCTCACGTGGGGTTCAATCATCATTACTTTATAA
- a CDS encoding cold-shock protein: MAYGKVKWFSNDKGYGFIEFMDEEDDIFVHFTGIAAEGFKTLREGQRVEFTIAEGARGPQATNVQVLEEEDTQMTTSEENVPVE, translated from the coding sequence ATGGCATATGGAAAAGTGAAATGGTTTAGTAATGATAAAGGGTATGGCTTCATCGAGTTCATGGATGAAGAAGATGATATTTTTGTTCATTTCACAGGAATTGCTGCTGAAGGATTCAAAACTTTAAGAGAAGGCCAAAGAGTAGAATTTACAATAGCAGAAGGTGCTAGAGGCCCGCAAGCAACAAATGTACAGGTATTAGAAGAAGAGGACACTCAAATGACGACCTCTGAAGAAAACGTACCTGTTGAGTAA
- the accD gene encoding acetyl-CoA carboxylase, carboxyltransferase subunit beta yields MKLFRKRPYIPLEPSSAVEEAQQKPVVPEGLWEKCPNCNKTIYSKDLGSEKICPHCQYNFRITAKERISLLVDEGSFEEWEQLLPIENPLNFPGYEEKLMVTKEKTNMDEAVVIGKAQIENQELILCVMDSNFFMGSMGKVVGEKITRAFEIAINLRLPVVIFTASGGARMQEGILSLMQMAKISIAVSNHQEAGLLYIPVLTDPTTGGVTASFAMQGDIILAEPGATVGFAGKRVIEQTIKATLPEGFQTAEHLLQKGFIDRIVPRTKLRSVLGFLLSIHLDVETEVDS; encoded by the coding sequence ATGAAACTATTTCGTAAACGGCCATATATCCCCTTAGAGCCATCCTCTGCGGTAGAAGAAGCGCAACAAAAGCCCGTTGTACCAGAAGGATTATGGGAGAAATGTCCCAACTGTAATAAGACGATATACAGCAAAGATTTAGGTAGTGAGAAAATTTGTCCTCATTGTCAATATAATTTTCGAATTACTGCAAAAGAACGAATCAGTTTACTAGTGGATGAAGGAAGTTTTGAGGAATGGGAACAACTCTTGCCCATAGAGAATCCATTAAATTTCCCAGGATATGAAGAAAAACTGATGGTTACAAAAGAAAAAACAAATATGGATGAAGCAGTGGTAATCGGGAAAGCTCAGATTGAAAACCAAGAATTGATTTTATGTGTTATGGATTCTAATTTTTTCATGGGGAGTATGGGGAAAGTCGTGGGTGAAAAAATCACTCGTGCTTTCGAAATAGCTATTAATCTTCGTCTACCTGTCGTGATCTTTACTGCCTCAGGAGGCGCTCGTATGCAAGAAGGAATTCTGTCCTTAATGCAAATGGCAAAGATTAGTATTGCTGTATCCAACCACCAAGAAGCGGGCCTCTTGTATATTCCTGTCCTAACTGATCCCACTACTGGTGGGGTTACGGCTAGTTTTGCAATGCAAGGCGACATTATCTTAGCAGAACCAGGTGCAACAGTTGGCTTTGCTGGGAAAAGAGTTATTGAACAAACCATTAAAGCAACACTTCCAGAAGGATTCCAAACGGCAGAACATCTTTTACAAAAAGGGTTTATTGACCGAATTGTTCCTCGGACCAAACTGCGGTCTGTTTTAGGATTTCTTTTGAGTATCCACCTAGATGTAGAAACGGAGGTGGACTCATGA